Genomic DNA from Panthera tigris isolate Pti1 chromosome F3 unlocalized genomic scaffold, P.tigris_Pti1_mat1.1 chrF3_random_Un_scaffold_68, whole genome shotgun sequence:
agGAGATCTCTGGGCTTCTTGAatgttgatgtctgtgtctttcctccaGACTCAGGAAGCTTTAAGGTATAATTTGCTCATGTAAACCTTCGGcccttttggttttctcttcatCTGCTGGGACTCCTTCATATGAATGTGATTACATTTGTAGAATTTGCTGAGTTCGCTCAGTCTACTTTCATGATCCAATACTTTAATTCCCTCCttgttttcagcttcattattttgcatactTTTATCTTCTACATCAATGATTCATACGTCTGATTTATGCACCCTCTTTTTATGGCTTTCCGTATGGTTTGcatttcagctccagaatttccaaTTTCAGCCTAGATTTTAACTCTATCTCTGCTGTAAGGGATTCtctatagtcttttcttttttgaagccaAGCTAGCATACTTATAATTGTCGCTTTAAATTTTATGTCTGTATTTTACCTATACCTCTGTTGATTAAATCCATGTCCATTACTTCTACTTCTTGTTCTTACCTGTTGCAGTGAATtactctgttttttcattttctccaggaaaaagaaaaaaggaagaaagagagaaaaagagagagaaagcatgcaagcaaGCAAGCTTGATCTTAGGAgtgttttgttatgtttcttaaagaaGCAAGATCTAGGGCACCTGGCTAGGTTAGTTGGTGTGCTTGCCACTCTTGAACTTGggtaagttcaagctccatgttgggaatggagagtaattaaaaataaaatcttttaaaaaataaggtagatccaaataatgaaagaatatatatattctttctgcaAACTGCAAACTGAAGGTTTGCAGCAGTATATGATCAGTAGATTTTGTGCATGTGAGTGGTTTGTGCTAGTCTTCTGTGGGAAGGGCCTGTTGCACTGTGTCTTATGCTCACTTGCCTGTTTAGAGATGCACCTTCAGGGCATAAAGCGACTGGGTTTGGTGTATTTTGCTCCAGTCCCCAGTTGGTGGCAATGTTTAGCTCACTGAGTTTTTTTAGTCTTAATGGGTGACGCCAAAATAacttcaccctctctctctttttaataatttctcttaCATAAgtttagattatttcttttagtttttaaatgtttatttaaatccaagttagttcacACATACTCTAATAATGATTTGAGGAATAGAATTTATCAATTCATTACTTAAAtataacacgcagtgctcatcccaacatgtgccctcgtTAATGCCCATCAGCCAGTTAGCCAGAcccccacccaatacccctccaacaacgctcagtttgttctctgtatttaagagtctcataatTATTGTTTgcttccatctctgtttttatcttattttgccttccttccccctatgatcttctattttgtttcttaaatttcacatatgagtgaaatcatatgatgtatttctttttctgacttatttaacttaagATAATACAATCTatttctatccacattgttgcaaatggcaagatttcattcttttggttgcCAAGtcatattccgttgtatatatgtataccacatcttctttatccagtcatcagtgatggacacttgggttctttccataatttggctattgttgatagtgctgctataaacaatgggatGCATGTtccctttcaaatcagcatttttgaatcctttgaataaatacctagtattgcaattgttgtgttgtggggtagttctacttttaatttttgagggaacctccctactgtttttcagagtggttcTACCTGTTTGAATTTCCACAAGCCGTGCAAAGAGattattcctctttctctacatccatgagcatggactgtttttccattacttcgtgtcttcttcaatttctttcatgaactttctataattttcagcatggagatattttacctctttggttacttttattcctatgtattttaaagtttttggttTAATTGTAAAAGGtgtcgattccttgatttctctttctgttgcttgattattggtgtatagaaatgccactgatttctttatgttgattttgtttcctgtcaccttgctgaattcatgtatcagttctagctgttttttttttcttttttttttttttttttttttttttttttttttttggtggagtcttttgggatTTCCAGGTAGAGTACTatgacatctgcaaagagtgaaagtatttttttcttcctccctcaccctctctcttgtCCCAGAGGTGGAGAGCTTGTGCCTGCCACTCATCAGTATGTcctcaaagaatataaataatcaCCCTTCTTATGTACCCAGCTTCCACCAGATCCTTACTTTCACCCTGTGTGTGTAAGAGTTGTTTTATCACAGGCACCAGGCTGGGTTtctaaactccaaattttagagacTTGTGTGCGGTGGTCCAGTGTTGATTCTGGGGGAGGACCTCAATACATTTCTGCTATTTCCTGTCCATTCCCAGGAAAACATTAGCTCAATCGCCCAGGGGTTCATAAGTTATGGCAAAGTGGAGCAGAAAGTTGGTACCAAGACTCACAACCCCCAGCTGCTGCTCCTATGTCTGGGATGGTGCAGCAGGTGGGCACCACCCTTCCTTCTGTCCCCATAGAGGCCTCGCTGCCAGTTTCAAATGCACTCCAAGTGGAGGAGCCTTTCCCCTGTGCGACCCAGGagatcctcagaccacactgtcCAATCCagtgtctctgcccttcttccccacaaGACCATCACTGAGCTTGTCATAACCCTGAAGGTGGTGAACTTCTAAATCTTCAGAGTTTTTACTCTGCTGCTTATAATGTCTTGTGGTAGACACGGTAAGCAGTGTTCCTTCCCATCTGCAAAACCTTCAACACCCTTAGTCCTTATCTACACGAAATCAATTCTCCGCATCTCCTACCTTAAATGATTCTTATAGAATTTCAATTTTGTTCTCTAACTCCTCAAATTGATTTTCTGGGTGTCCAGAATGATTTAACATTTATCTAGCTATGTTTGAAGGAGAAGGCAAACTTTGAGAACTCCTACTCttaaataataagtaattttGTCCTTAAACATCTaatgtctttctaatttttttgatttttaaagtttatgtagctaagaatattttattttcaacaactTTAGttctttaaagctttatttatctttgagagagaaagcatgaatggggtgggacacagagaaaagaggacagaggatccaaagagggctctgggctgacagcagagagcccaatgtggggctcaaactcacaaaccctgagatcataacctgagctgaggacAGACCCTCAGctagctgagccactcaggtgcccctacttgtaaaaagtttaaatttatatCTCCTTATTTTCAATACCTTAAATTCATGTCTTCaagttatttctaaatgttttttgtttaataCAATTATggatgtatttttcatttccttttcaattttttcattgctagtatataaatatatattttaggtttgtatttaatattgattttgtatcttgcatctTGTTCAACTTGTTTATTTCTTGTGAAATTTTTGTAACTCCCTACAAATTTGATATACAGAATCATATCATGTGTAACAAAATGCagttttagttccttttttttttccattctggaaaacattgATTTTTGGAAGTTTAGCCTACGTTTTATGTGTGAAATAATCTCAAAATTCATGGAGtataatttgtatgtattttgctGAATTTCATTTGCTGTCTTTTTGAGAACGTGAGTCTATATTCAAGAGATAATAATCTGTCATGTTCTTTTGTTATCATGCCTCggtctgcttttggaatcagaGTAATACTAATCACCTAATATTACCTGGGAAGTATTCCCACTTCTAGTATTTTTTTGGAAGTGTTTGTGTAGACTTTGAATCAATTAGTCActaaatatttggcaaaattaGCAATTAAGTCATTTAGGTTTTCGTTTTTAtctgtgaagttatttttaattaatccattttcttgctataaatctatttatgtatttctttctctaaatgtctattcagatattttatttcttgatttatctttgTACCTTGTGCATATCGAGGTGTTTGTTGCTAAAGTTTAGTATTCTTTGTTTCATGATTTTCTACTCAGTTGGCATAAACTAATCAGGAAGAATAAAACATGAGAATAATGATTTGGAGAAATTAATTAATGATCCAATGATTATACTGTTGTAGGATACAGGTTATGAATATAAACACTCATATTTATTGTGTGACCAAAATAGATGTGAAATACAAACTGAATTTATGAATAATGTCTTTTGAATTTAGattttatcaaaacaaaagaaggatccggttcttttttcaaaataaatattgagtttAGACCTAATACTAAATTTTCCATAAGAACAACTGAAAAATGACATAGTAAATtaagaaagttataaaaataaacatttcatgaaTCACAATGGGtaaaacaaacttagaaaatacAGTCTGTTAGACACTAGTCTTTTATACATTTAGGTGACACTTGAATTAAAAATGTTCAACTTAAATTTATGGAAGATGCCAACTTGGTACATCTTTATCAtattaaatgacatttaagcCATCATAGGTAAGAAATTGTTTTGTATActacaataaatataaaggatTTCAAGTGACTTTGTTAAGCAGTTTCTTTAATTagagataaatacaaatattaacattttaaaccaGAGAATATAggatacacattattttcaaataaaaagcataaattttAATGATAATGGCTGTAGACCTATTAATCATAATTAACttcatgaaaacataaatatcacAGGATGTTAATAGAATTTTAAGTATattgtagaataaataaaaattaaacctgagatttttcaaaatgacCTTGGAAGTGAAAGGGGGAGCATGAGCTAAAAGAGCGTTGAAGTCAAAGACATAAATTCAGGTAAATAACTATATTAATGGTGGCATAATGCTAAGAAAATAACTAATTCTGACCATATACAGGTAATATTAAATACAGTGGAGTATATCATACCAGGAAATtgtgtaaaacataaaataaaatttcaaaacttaacaaaaattatttatattctacAAATTAGTATtaccataaatatatttataattacagAAATATACAAAGTTGAGAGTCATAAGATGTTGTTGTCTGCCAAAAATATCTTTGTGAAATAGTTTACTAGTGTAGTCACTGGATATATGTGCTTTTAAGTAAAATACTAGTTATTTCCTAATCTTTTAATGTAGGTaacaaaaaacccccaagaaGTTACAAGAACCCTAAAACCTGCTGAATAGAATTGGAAGGAAAATATGAGAACTCCCCTAGAGCAGAAATACATCAAGGGAATATCTAGATGAGTTGACTAAGAAGCAAGTGTTCCCTCCAGATAATGGTTTATCACAGGGACTTAAAATTCATGTGTGTTGAACGTTTTTTTCCCAGGGCAAATGGAATAAACAAATGCACTGAATTTCAAATGTGATATTTCCCAAAAAtaagaatcaaattaaaaattttgaagccCAGGGCGCACTTatttaagtggccaacttcaactcaggtcatgatctcacagtcggtgggtaggagccccacattggtctctgtgctgagagctcagagcctagagtctgcttcagattctctctctatctctctctctctctctctttctctctgcctcttccccactcctggtgtgtctctttatctctcaaaaataaataaaaagtaaacataaaccccataaaaaatacaaaatcagaatGGTGTGTCACAAATTAGATGTCACATAAACGTCAGATATTGgcattatgtttaaaatgtttaaaaaatatggggagcctgggtcgctcagtcggttaagcatccgacttcagctcaggtcacgatctcgcggtccgtgagttcgagccccgtgtcaggctctgtgctgctggctcagagcttggagcctgcttccgattctgtgtttccctctctctctgcccctctcccgttcatgctgtgtctctgtctcaaaaataaataaaacgttaaaaaaatttttaaaaataaaatgtttaaaacatatgtaggaaaaacaaaaaatcaaaatactgtGGAATAACAAGACACCATAAGCTTGGCAATGgtcatataaaaagtaaaaattctaaacataatACACTTAATACATATATAAGAGTTAAAGATTAAAGTAGACTGAGATGATGAGAGGAAGAGTAAACTGGAGTATCAAACTCAATGACTAAAGAATTTAGTCCAAAACAATAAAGTATGTACATACTAGTTGTAGAAACATGAATACTAGCATGAGAAGGAATAAGAAAATAGACACATCCAACTGTTTcactaaatatgtaaaataaaaaatgaataatcaaataaatagtGAATTATAAATTCTTGAGTTCAAACACTTGACATGAAATGAAGACTTGAATTTAGAAGAGGGGTGTGCCaaatagagataaataaaataattaaaatatatgttagtaAAACAGAGAAACTCCACAAGttgaaaaaaggattaaaaacagtgagagagagagagggtgagagacaaagagatagaaaacctaCAAATATGAGAGCAAAATCTCCACAGCTATTGTAttgccagaaaagaaagaaaaaaaaatattgatgcccATACAAATTATTATTCAAGCCAAAACTGGATAATTAAATACctttaataaataagaatactATTTTCAAAAGTACAAGCACCgaggactttaagggacaaaacagatgaacataagggaagggaaacaaaaataatataaaaacagggagggggacaaaacagaagagactcataaatatggagaacaaactgagggttactggaggggttgtgggaggggggatgggctaaatgggtaaggggcattaaggaatctactcctgaaataattgcttcgctatatgctaactaatttagatgtaaatttaaaaaaataaaataaacaaataaataaataaattacttgctcccttaaaaaaaaaaaagtaaaagcctgagaaatttgactacattaaggacttgatttttaaatttcagctttattgaggtataactgacaaaattGTATGACATGAAATGTGTACACTTTGGTGATCTGATatgcatatacattgtgaaagcaATCCCATCATCTAGTTAATTAAcccatccatcatctcacatggTTATTTCTGATACaaaatttaagttctactctcagcaaatttcaattatacaatacagtgttatcaacgaTAGTCACCAAGTTTCACATTAGTCTCAGACCTTATAGTGAAATTTTGCACCTTTTTACCAGCCGCTCCCTATTTCCCCACACACACTATCCCAGCAACCACTTTTTTACTCCTTCTTTCCCCccatgttacatatatatatatattttttaatttaaatacaagttagttaacgtatagtgcagtattggtttcaggagtagaatttagtgattcgtcacttacatatgatGCCCGGtgttcatcccaagtgccctccttaatgcctatcactcatttagccatttcccacccacctcttttccagaaaccctttatgttctctgtattaaagTGTCTCTTatgagccaaagcataagagactcttaaaaactgagaacaaactgagggctgatggggggtgggaggaaggggagggtgggtgatgggtattgagaaggacaccttttgggatgagcattgggtgttgtatggaaaccaatttgacaataaatttcaaaaataaaaataaaaaaaaattaaaaaagtctcttatggtttgccaccctctctgtttttacattattttccctttcctaaCTTAtacccatctgttttgtttcttaaattacacatatgagtgaaattatatatttgtccttctcagactgacttatttttcttagcagaacacactttagttccatccatgttttcacaaatggcaagatttcatttgtttcgTGTGGTATTCCGGGGTATAGAcagcatatcttctttatccattcatcagtgatagatatttgggctcttttcataacttggctattgttttttttttttaatttttttaacgtttatttatttttgagacagagagagacagagcatgaacaggggaggggcagagagagagggagacacagaatctgaaacaggctccaggctctgagctgtcagcacagagcccgacgcggggctcgaactcacggactgtgagatcatgacctgagccgaagtcagacactcaaccgaccaagccacccaggcaccccaataacttggctattgttgatttcactgctataaacattggagtgcatgtgcccattGGAATCAGCATTTTAATATCCTTTAGAGAAATATGAGCTTCCTAATAGTATActtcaagaggaaagaaaaggtatcTTGTAGAAAGGTCTAAGAATCAAAATGAATGGGTAAGTTCCACTGTATGGTAATAGAACGTAATGGTGGACATGGGACTAAAAGAACTATATCATCATTGGCAATATTGGTTTTAAGagtattcaaatataattaaaagtgttattttgttatttcacaCTTTTGTTTAATGGGTAAAAAAAAggatccagttttctttttttttttttttgcagcgttaactttttaaaaatggatgacaTTTTCATTGCATAAATTGGAGAATATTAGTTATTCTTGTATCAGAGATGATTAGCACCGAAGGGCTGACAGTGGCATAGACATTGACCACAAGCTTCTGGATACCCAAGATGACTGAGTTATTCACCCAAAACAGTATTGCCAATGATGACATGATAAGGTTCATCCAGTACATGACCCCGAAGAAACTCATCAGCAGCATCATTGTGTGTGTGGCTCTTTTCTCTGGGGAGACTCTTGGGGAAAAGTTGGTGATATGAAGGTGCTGGGACCGTCTATGAGGCTTGAACAAGAGAATTACCATGTATGCGCTTGAACGAAGCACGATCCCTATAAAGGTGATATCACAAGATGTTTTCAGGGTGGAAAACAGTTCATGAATAATAAATTTCGTGGGGGAGAGTGAGCAAAGTTCGCTGAGAGACAGCAGTTGTGTCTGGTTCACATTGGAAGAAGCCACAGTGTAGAAGATCAGGTAACTACTGCAAGACAAACTGTGGCACCatgagaagacaaaaatataGATCACATAATTTGtgaatttatgtttaaaagaGGACAAACAGGAGGTGCTAGGGCTGATGGTGATGGCTTGAGTCATGGTCAGAAAGCAGGTAGTATAGATGGAGAGACTCCTCCTCACCCTGTACATGTAGAAAAATACCTTATATTTGAGGTCATTCTGAGAAAACAGTGAGTTAAACAGGTCTGGAGACAACAATCACAGTACGATGAGGAGCATCATTATTTGGACAAGGGGTAAGTGACATGTGATCAGGTCAGTAGGCTCAGGTCTGTGATTCAGAATTGTGAAGATGTGGAAGAAAACGAGAAAAAAGTTGGCTGAAAGTCCAATgccagcttgaaaaaaaaaacacattatttaatggtaaaaataaGGGAACAGAGATGGTCTTAATGGCATAAGTAATAAATGTTTTGTATATCTGGGAAAAATAAACTACTTATCACCAATGTTCTTTCTTCAGGAGTCGAAATCCTCACAGCCATCAGGGTTTTCACctcattatttttagtaattgcCTCAGCAATATTTTCTAGACCAAATGACTTTAATATATATCAAACACCAACACACTCACAGTCATGCCTACATAAGGTTTCCATTATGAATATTCCTATTGTACCCGAGTCCTCCTCtttgcaaaacatttttcttgttttttgttaacTTACTTAATATTTAGCACCCATGACAGTGATGTGCATACAAAATCCCCAAAAAAGATAGTTATAAggaaaactgaattatttttttacaaataggAAAGACTAATCTAAgcaaataatgggaaaaaaagtaatttccgAATTGAGTTTTCGTCTTATTGCATCACTTTgatattttctaactttcttaTTCTCCCAAGTTTGTGATCCATTGTGATTATATGTGACACATTTTAACAATCccatatatttctgtattttacttta
This window encodes:
- the LOC122236310 gene encoding vomeronasal type-1 receptor 90-like is translated as MTQAITISPSTSCLSSFKHKFTNYVIYIFVFSWCHSLSCSSYLIFYTVASSNVNQTQLLSLSELCSLSPTKFIIHELFSTLKTSCDITFIGIVLRSSAYMVILLFKPHRRSQHLHITNFSPRVSPEKRATHTMMLLMSFFGVMYWMNLIMSSLAILFWVNNSVILGIQKLVVNVYATVSPSVLIISDTRITNILQFMQ